The DNA sequence TCGTGCTGCCCGGCGGCAGCGGACCCTGTCCGCCGAGCAGCGCGCGCCGGCCGTGCGACGGGCGGCCGAGGCCGGTGTCGGCGACCGCGTCACCGTCCACCTGCGCGACTACCGGCAGGAACGCGGCCGGTACGACGCGGTGGTGTCGGTGGAGATGATCGAGGCCGTCGGCGCCGGGTACCGGCCCGCCTCCTTCGCCGCGGTAGGCCGGGCGCTGGTCCCCGGCGGCGCGTCCGACTGCGGCTGGGTGCACAAGTGCGTCTTCCCGGTGGGCTCATCCCGTCCGTCCGGGCGATCGAGGACGCCGTGCGCGAGCACACCGCGACGCGGGTGGTCGACAGCGCGAGTCCGGCCGCGACCACGCCGAGACCCGCGCCGCCGGCGCGAGCGGTTCCCGGCCCGGTGGGGCGAAATCGCCTGGCTCGGCTCCGACGAGACGTTCCGGCGGAGGTGGGGGTGCCACCTCGCTTACTCCGAAGCGGGCTTCCGGGTGGGCTGTCCGGGTGTCCGCCGGTTCGCCGCGGTGAAGTAGCGCGCGGCCCCCGCTGGGCCGAACGGCTCATCCGCCGTCACCTCCGAGTGCTGTTGCGACCACGCTGCGTCGGATCGTGGTCAGCTTTGGCTTGTCCCGTATCAGGAGCACCGCTGCGCGCTCCTCATCAGTGAGCCGGGATGGGCCGGAGGATTGACGAGCGTGAGGAGGTCGCCGGATGGTGCAGCACGCATCCGTGCGAGCTGACGTCGAGGTGGGGGTCGGCGCGGTCCGCGACGACGCCGGCGTGCCCGGTCGTCCCGAGGTGAGGCTGGTCGTGGGCGGGGGCCCGCGGCAGGTGACCGCCCGGTGGCTGGCCGAGGCCGAGCTGTCCGAACTGGTCGACGCGGCGCTGCTGGGCGACCCGCGCGCGACCGGCCAGCTCCTGGCGCGCATCCAACCGCTGGTGCTGCGGTACTGCCGGGCGCGGGTCGGCTCGCGGGAGCGCACCCTCGTCTCGGCCGAGGACATCGCCCAGGAGGTGTGCCTGGCCGTGGTGGCGGCCCTGGGCACCTACCACTACGAGCCCGGCTCGTTCCTGGCGTTCGTGTACGGCATCGCCGCGCACAAGGTCGCCGACGCGCGAAGACGTGCGGTGCGCAGCCGGTCCGAGGTCGTGCCGGAGCTGCCCGACACGCCGACCCTGGAGGCCGGGCCCGAGCAGCGGGCCATGACCGGCGAGATGATCGGCCACGTGACGCAGCTGCTGCAGAAGCTGCCGGAGCGGCAGCGCGAGATCCTGGTGCTGAGGGTCGCGGTGGGGCTGTCGGCGGAGGAGACGGCGGCGGCGGTCGGCTCGACCGCGGGCGCGGTGCGGGTCGCGCAGCACCGTGCGCTCGCCCGAATGCGCGAGCTGTTCGCGGCTGTCGACGGCTGACCGGGCCTGGCATCGTGGGGGACATGGCCGCCACGCCTCCGCTCGTGCCACCGCCCGTGCCGTCGGACCCGGCGCAGCCCGCCGCACCGGTGTTCGACGTGCTGCTGTCGGGGACCGTGTTCCTGGACATCATCTTCACCGGCCTGCCCCGACCGCCCGCCCCGGGCACCGAGGTGTGGGCCGAGGGGCTCGGCTCCTGCCCCGGCGGCATCGCGAACCTCGCCGTGGCGCTGAGCAGGCTGCAACTGCGGACCGCGCTGTCGGCCGCGTTCGGTGAGGACGTCTACGGCGACTTCTGCTGGGAGGTGCTGGCCGAGCAGGAGGGCGTCGACCTCAGCCACTGCCGCCGGTTCTACGGCTGGCACTCCCCGGTGACCGTGTCCATGGCGATGGACCACGACCGGTCGATGGTGACGCACGGCCACCGGCCGCCGGTGTCGGCCGACGAGATCCTGGACCCGCCGCCGCGCACCCGGGCGTGCTTCGTGCACGTGGGCCCGGAGGACGAGCGGTGGGTGGCGAAGGCGAAGGACCAGGGCGCGCTGCTGTTCGCCGACATCGGGTGGGACCGCACCGAGCTGTGGGCGCCCGAGCTGCTGAGGCGGCTGGAGCAGTTCGACGTGTTCCTGCCCAACGACGCCGAGGCGCAGCGGTACACCCGGGCGGACACGCCCGAGCGCGCTGCCGCGGCGTTGGCCGAGCACGTGCCCGTGGTGGTGGTGACGCGGGGTGGCGGTGGGGCGGTGGCGGTCGACTCGGCCACCGGCGAGGTGGTGGACGTGCCGGGGCTGAACGTCGCGCCGCTGGATTCGACCGGCGCGGGTGACGTGTTCGGCGCCGGGTTCGTGCTGGGGACGCTGTCGGGGTGGCCGCTGGCGCACCGGGTGCGGTTCGCGAACCTGTGCGCCGCGCTGTCGGTCCAGCACTTCGGCGGGTCCCTGTCGGCGCCGGGGTGGGCGGACATCGCCACGTGGTGGCGGACGGTGTCGCGGCGGCCGGACGACGACCTGAAGGGGTACGCGTTCCTGGAGGACGTGTTGCCGGACCACACGGGGGTGGAGGTCCGGCGGGCCAGCGCGACGATCCGCTTGCGCGCCTCGCGCTGAACCCAGCCGTCGGGGCCGTGCCGTCGGGGCCGTCCTGGGGGAGCCGTGCCGGGGGAGCCGCGCCTGGCACGCCGGATCGCCGGCCCTGATCACCCGATCGTGATCTTGCCGGTGGCGAACACCTGTTCGATCATGGACGGGTCGCGGTTCGACCGTCCAGGTGCTCGGCGAGGCCGCCGGGTGGGCGTGAGGCTGGTCACTCCGCCGTGCCCGGCGAGCTGCGCCGTCCGGCCGAACGGGGTTTGACCACGCTCTCGACCGGGCAGGAGTAACTTCGACAACCGTCGTCGGAGATCGCGCCGAAAACTTCTGCTCGCCGGGGAGCAACCCGCGACGGTCTTCGTGCGACTTAGTCAGTGGGGGTTCCCGCGGGTTTCGGAAGGGGTTGCTGGTTCAGTGTTCGCCGCGCGCGCGACAGGTCTGGTCAAGTTGGTGGGGTTGTGCCTGATGGCGGGCGTGCTCGTCGCGGCGGTCCTGTTCCCGGTGGTCGGCGGCCTCGGCCTGGCGTCCAACCGGGCCGCGGACACCGTGGACCAGACCTCCGGTGAGTTGACCAAGGCCGAGCTGCCGCTCGTGACGACGGTGCTGGACATGCACGGCCAGCCGATCGCCTACCTCTACGACCAGTACCGGGTGCCGGTGCCGTCGGAGGGCATCGCGGACACCATGAAGGCCGCGATCATCGCGATCGAGGACAAGCGGTTCTTCGAGCACAAGGGCGTCGACTGGCAGGGCATCGCCCGCGCCGCGGCCAAGGCGGGCGTCGACGGCGAGACCTCCCAGGGCGCCTCCACGCTCACCCAGCAGTACGTGAAGAACTACCTCGCGTTCGTCGTCGGCAAGGGCTCCGAGGAGGCCTACGAGAAGGCGACCGAGGTGACGCTGGGCCGCAAGATCAGCGAGGCCCGGATCGCCACCCAGCTCGAGCAGAAGATGAGCAAGGACGAGATCCTCACCGCCTACCTCAACGTCGTCCCCTTCGGCAACGGCGCGTTCGGCGTCGGCGCGGCGGCCCGCACCTACTTCGACACCACTCCCGACAAGCTGACCGTGCCGCAGGCCGCGATGCTGGCCGGCCTGGTCAACGAGCCGAGCAGGCTCAACCCGGGCTCCGACGTGGACGCCGCGATCAAGCGCCGCAACACCGTGATCGACCGGATGCGCGACAACGGCGCGTTCGGCCCCGACCCGAAGGTCGCCGAGGAGAAGGCCGCCGAGTACAAGGCCACCGACATCGGCGTCGTGCCCGACCTGAGGCTGCTGCCCAACGGCTGCGTCGGCGCGGGCGACGGCCCGGTCTACGGCTTCTTCTGCCGCTACCTGGTCGACTACCTGGAGAAGGCCGGCCTGCCGACCGAGGAGCTGCTGCGCGGCGGGTACACGATCACCACCACGATGGACCCGGTCGCCACCCGCGCGGCCAAGGACGCCGCGATGCAGCAGGTGCCCAAGACCCAGCCGGGCGTGGCCAACGCGATGGCCGTGGTGCAGCCGGGCACGGACAAGCACCGGGTGCGCGCGCTGGCCGCGAACCGCGACTTCGGCAACAACGCCGACGCCGGGCAGAGCGCCTACTCCATCCCCGCCGAGGTGACCAAGTTCGGCGCGGGCTCGATCTACAAGGTGTTCACCGCCGCGTCGGCGCTGGAGCGCGGCGTCACCGGCATCGACAAGCCGATCGACGTGCCGAAGACCTACACGTCGAGGGTCTACAAGGACGGCAACAAGCCCTACACGGTCAAGAACGCGGGCGACTACAAGGAGAAGATGACGCTGACCGAGGCGATGGCCCAGTCGCCGAACACCGCGTTCATCATCCTGGAGGAGAAGGCCGGGCTGAACAACGTGGTCGACATGGCCTACCGGCTCGGCCTGCGCGAGTCGATGCAGGGCGTCGACTGGAAGGGCGACCCGCTCAAGGCCGACGGCTCCAACGGCCCGTCGCAGGGTGACGTCTACAAGCGGGACAACAGCGGCTCGTTCACCCTGGGCGCGGGCCCGACCAGCGTGCTGGAGCTGTCGAACGTCGCCGCGACCATCGTCA is a window from the Saccharothrix saharensis genome containing:
- a CDS encoding class I SAM-dependent methyltransferase, which translates into the protein MRGAGAGRAARRQRTLSAEQRAPAVRRAAEAGVGDRVTVHLRDYRQERGRYDAVVSVEMIEAVGAGYRPASFAAVGRALVPGGASDCGWVHKCVFPVGSSRPSGRSRTPCASTPRRGWSTARVRPRPRRDPRRRRERFPARWGEIAWLGSDETFRRRWGCHLAYSEAGFRVGCPGVRRFAAVK
- the shbA gene encoding RNA polymerase sigma factor ShbA, with the protein product MQHASVRADVEVGVGAVRDDAGVPGRPEVRLVVGGGPRQVTARWLAEAELSELVDAALLGDPRATGQLLARIQPLVLRYCRARVGSRERTLVSAEDIAQEVCLAVVAALGTYHYEPGSFLAFVYGIAAHKVADARRRAVRSRSEVVPELPDTPTLEAGPEQRAMTGEMIGHVTQLLQKLPERQREILVLRVAVGLSAEETAAAVGSTAGAVRVAQHRALARMRELFAAVDG
- a CDS encoding PfkB family carbohydrate kinase codes for the protein MAATPPLVPPPVPSDPAQPAAPVFDVLLSGTVFLDIIFTGLPRPPAPGTEVWAEGLGSCPGGIANLAVALSRLQLRTALSAAFGEDVYGDFCWEVLAEQEGVDLSHCRRFYGWHSPVTVSMAMDHDRSMVTHGHRPPVSADEILDPPPRTRACFVHVGPEDERWVAKAKDQGALLFADIGWDRTELWAPELLRRLEQFDVFLPNDAEAQRYTRADTPERAAAALAEHVPVVVVTRGGGGAVAVDSATGEVVDVPGLNVAPLDSTGAGDVFGAGFVLGTLSGWPLAHRVRFANLCAALSVQHFGGSLSAPGWADIATWWRTVSRRPDDDLKGYAFLEDVLPDHTGVEVRRASATIRLRASR
- a CDS encoding transglycosylase domain-containing protein, which encodes MFAARATGLVKLVGLCLMAGVLVAAVLFPVVGGLGLASNRAADTVDQTSGELTKAELPLVTTVLDMHGQPIAYLYDQYRVPVPSEGIADTMKAAIIAIEDKRFFEHKGVDWQGIARAAAKAGVDGETSQGASTLTQQYVKNYLAFVVGKGSEEAYEKATEVTLGRKISEARIATQLEQKMSKDEILTAYLNVVPFGNGAFGVGAAARTYFDTTPDKLTVPQAAMLAGLVNEPSRLNPGSDVDAAIKRRNTVIDRMRDNGAFGPDPKVAEEKAAEYKATDIGVVPDLRLLPNGCVGAGDGPVYGFFCRYLVDYLEKAGLPTEELLRGGYTITTTMDPVATRAAKDAAMQQVPKTQPGVANAMAVVQPGTDKHRVRALAANRDFGNNADAGQSAYSIPAEVTKFGAGSIYKVFTAASALERGVTGIDKPIDVPKTYTSRVYKDGNKPYTVKNAGDYKEKMTLTEAMAQSPNTAFIILEEKAGLNNVVDMAYRLGLRESMQGVDWKGDPLKADGSNGPSQGDVYKRDNSGSFTLGAGPTSVLELSNVAATIVSGGKWCPPTPVEKIVDRNGQPVQLKEAPCDQAVAPEVANALANSMGADTKAGGTAAQAASNAGWTRPMIGKTGTTENHWSVAFMGATPQFAGAVMTFTDGVAPQVICNGSPPRLCGTNDAGGVYGGQVAAPTWFNAMKVIHEGQEPANLPPVEPRYR